In Capsicum annuum cultivar UCD-10X-F1 chromosome 7, UCD10Xv1.1, whole genome shotgun sequence, one genomic interval encodes:
- the LOC107877331 gene encoding probable E3 ubiquitin-protein ligase ZFP1 isoform X1: MSSDSRPYNFAPYENWSNGQLHDPNSHGPEHSNWNRWQPIFPRPPPPREVSQNPRRVVHHPWLPVTERSFPGPPGATRITCSYTYPGQPRRRPTHPPVRVLVHGDDIPRHALYPRPSQLPLDSPPPWFMQSRETSRDESKLTPNEQKAALNKLKKQIYNPVQTKVAKKVNLYFRGLNNNMNNTANEPENDKDEDGKRCSICLEDFVPKELVTVTPCSHMFHEDCIVPWVTNHGSCPVCRFAICERMKQDTTDPPVPRTTATNTMPPHELMMERDLISIIRAFDQTFELDEIRSILLPRLTRG, encoded by the exons ATGAGCAGCGACAGCAGGCCTTATAATTTTGCACCATATGAGAATTGGAGCAATGGACAATTACATGATCCTAATTCCCATGGACCTGAACATAGCAACTGGAACAGATGGCAACCCATTTTCCCTCGTCCTCCACCTCCCCGGGAAGTCTCTCAG AATCCTAGACGCGTCGTTCATCATCCCTGGTTGCCTGTGACGGAGAGATCATTTCCAGGACCTCCAGGTGCAACCAG AATCACTTGCAGTTATACATATCCAGGGCAACCGCGACGTAGACCAACTCATCCTCCTGTTCGCGTTCTAGTCCATGGCGATGATATACCAAGACATGCACTATATCCTAGGCCAAGCCAACTTCCATTGGATTCTCCTCCTCCGTGGTTTATGCAGAGCAGGGAAACGTCGAGGGATGAATCCAAATTGACCCCGAATGAGCAAAAGGCTGCCTTGAACAAGCTCAAGAAACAAATCTACAATCCTGTACAGACAAAAGTTGCAAAAAAAGTGAACCTGTACTTTAGAGGCTTGAATAATAACATGAACAATACTGCCAACGAACCGGAAAATGACAAGGATGAGGATGGTAAAAGATGTTCAATTTGCTTGGAAGATTTTGTGCCTAAAGAATTGGTTACAGTAACTCCATGCAGTCACATGTTCCACGAAGACTGCATCGTTCCATGGGTGACGAACCATGGCTCGTGCCCCGTGTGTCGCTTTGCAATCTGTGAACGAATGAAACAGGACACAACGGACCCACCGGTGCCCAGGACTACTGCAACAAACACAATGCCACCACATGAACTGATGATGGAAAGGGACCTGATTTCCATAATAAGAGCATTTGATCAAACTTTTGAATTGGATGAAATTAGATCCATTCTCTTACCAAGATTAACAAGAGGCTAA
- the LOC107878414 gene encoding ATP-dependent zinc metalloprotease FTSH 2, chloroplastic (The RefSeq protein has 4 substitutions compared to this genomic sequence): MATSSVCIAGNGLSTHKTQKVFKKDVYGRKILYSSNLPSSGKTSRVVVKASLQQRPDEGRRGFLKLLLGNVGLGAPALLGNGKAYADEQGVSNSRMSYSIFSEYLDKDRVQKVDLFENGTIAIVEAVSPELGNRVQRVRVQLPGLSQELLQKFREKNIDFAAHNAQEDSGSLIFNLIGNLAFPLILIGGLFLLSRRSNGGMGGPGGPGNPLAFGQSKAKFQMEPNTGVTFDDVAGVDEAKQDFMEVVEFLKKPERFTAVGARIPKGVLLVGPPGTGKTLLAKAIAGEAGVPFFSISGSEFVEMFVGVGASRVRDLFKKAKENAPCIVFVDEIDAVGRQRGTGIGGGNDEREQTLNQLLTEMDGFEGNTGIIVVAATNRADILDSALLRPGRFDRQVSVDVPDIKGRTEILKVHAGNKKFDSDVSLEVIAMRTPGFSGADLANLLSEAAILAGRRGKTAIASKEIDDSIDRIVAGMEGTVMTDGKSKSLVAYHEVGHAICGTLTPGHDPVQKVTLIPRGQAKGLTWFIPADDPTLISKQQLFARIVGGLGGRAAEEVIFGAPEVTTGAAGDLQQITSLAKQMVVTFGMSELGPWSLMDASAQSGDVIMRMMARNSMSEKLAEDIDAAVKRLSDSAYEIALSQIRSNREAIDKIVEVLLEQETMTGDEFRAILSEFVEIPAENRVPAAVPTPAAV, from the exons ATGGCTACTTCATCAGTATGCATAGCAGGAAATGGTTTGTCTACACATAAAACACAGAAAGTCTTTAAGAAGGATGTTTATGGaaggaaaattttatattccTCAAATCTTCCATCGTCTGGTAAAACGTCAAGAGTAGTTGTAAAAGCATCTCTTCAGCAAAGGCCGGATGAAGGAAGAAGAGGCTTTCTTAAATTATTGCTTGGAAATGTTGGGCTTGGAGCGCCTGCTTTGTTAGGTAATGGAAAAGCCTATGCTGATGAGCAAGGTGTTTCTAACTCAAGGATGTCTTATTCTAGATTTTTGGAATATCTGGACAAGGATAGGGTGCAAAAAGTAGATTTGTTTGAAAACGGAACCATAGCTATTGTTGAGGCTGTATCTCCAGAATTAGGAAACCGGGTGCAAAGAGTTAGGGTACAACTACCCGGGCTCAGCCAGGAACTTCTTCAAAAGTTCCGGGAAAAAAACATCGATTTTGCTGCTCACAATGCTCAAGAGGACTCAGGTTCTCTCATATTCAACTTGATTGGAAATCTGGCATTCCCGCTTATTTTGATTGGTGGTCTTTTCCTGCTATCAAGGCGGTCTAACGGAGGAATGGGAGGTCCTGGTGGGCCTGGTAACCCACTAGCATTTGGTCAATCAAAAGCTAAGTTCCAAATGGAACCAAACACTGGTGTGACATTTGATGATGTTGCTGGTGTAGATGAAGCAAAACAAGATTTTATGGAGGTTGTAGAATTTTTGAAGAAACCTGAGAGGTTCACTGCAGTGGGGGCTCGTATTCCAAAAGGTGTTCTTCTTGTTGGTCCTCCTGGTACGGGGAAGACCCTGCTAGCAAAGGCAATTGCTGGTGAAGCGGGTGTTCCATTTTTCTCAATTTCAGGTTCAGAATTCGTCGAGATGTTTGTTGGTGTTGGAGCCTCTCGAGTCCGTGATCTTTTCAAGAAGGCCAAGGAAAATGCTCCCTGCATTGTATTTGTTGATGAAATTGATGCTGTTGGGCGACAAAGAGGGACTGGAATCGGAGGAGGGAATGATGAAAGAGAACAGACCCTGAACCAACTATTGACGGAAATGGATGGTTTTGAAGGAAATACTGGTATAATAGTTGTTGCAGCAACCAATCGTGCAGATATTCTCGATTCGGCTTTGCTGAGACCAGGACGCTTTGATAGACAA GTATCTGTGGATGTTCCAGACATCAAGGGAAGAACAGAGATCTTAAAGGTTCATGCCGGCAACAAGAAGTTCGATTCAGATGTGTCTCTTGAAGTTATTGCCATGAGGACACCTGGCTTCAGTGGAGCAGATCTTGCTAACCTCTTGAATGAAGCAGCCATTCTTGCAGGTCGGCGTGGTAAAACAGCAATCGCATCCAAAGAGATTGATGATTCAATTGACAGGATAGTGGCTGGAATGGAAGGAACAGTAATGACTGATGGCAAGAGCAAGAGTCTTGTGGCATATCACGAAGTTGGACATGCCATCTGTGG AACTCTCACTCCAGGGCATGATCCTGTTCAAAAGGTCACTCTAATCCCACGTGGTCAGGCAAAAGGTTTGACCTGGTTCATTCCTGCAGATGATCCAACCTTAATATCCAAGCAGCAACTCTTCGCTAGAATTGTCGGTGGACTTGGTGGAAGAGCTGCAGAGGAAGTGATCTTTGGTGCACCTGAAGTGACAACTGGTGCTGCTGGTGATTTGCAGCAGATCACCAGTTTGGCAAAACAG ATGGTTGTCACTTTTGGGATGTCTGAACTTGGCCCCTGGTCACTCATGGATGCTTCAGCCCAAAGTGGTGATGTAATCATGAGAATGATGGCCAGGAACTCAATGTCAGAAAAGCTAGCTGAAGACATCGATGCTGCTGTgaagaggctttcagacagtgcATATGAGATTGCGTTGAGCCAAATCCGCAGCAACCGTGAAGCCATTGATAAGATTGTGGAAGTCCTCCTTGAAAAGGAGACGATGACAGGAGATGAATTCCGTGCTATTCTCTCAGAATTTGTGGAAATTCCTGCTGAAAACCGTGTCCCTGCTGCTGTACCTACCCCAGCAGCCgtataa
- the LOC107878415 gene encoding pentatricopeptide repeat-containing protein At2g41080, which yields MGQSCLKPLKFLPFRSPNTRPFSTASTEFSLLCSQGYIKEAFNKFSFLIWNNPAHFSSLLQSCIQENSFSLTKQLHSLIITSGCLRDKFVCNHLLNAYAKLGQLDIAVHLFDKMSKRNVMSSNILIGGYVQIGDLGSACKVFDEMGERNLASWNAMITGLTQFELNDKALNLFTEMYELGLGYLPDAFTLGSVLRGCAGLKDLNRGRQVHGCVLKLGLEGHFVVASSLAHMYMRSGSLREGEIVIMSMPAQTVAAWNTLIAGRAQNGCFEGALELYNLMKIAGFRPDKITFVSVISSCSDLATIGQGQQIHSDVVKTGAVSVVAVVSSLISMYSKCGCLGEAEKIFEERVEADIVLWSAMISAYGFHGRGKNAVELFHRIEQEGLAPNHVTLLSLLYACSHSGMKDEGLKFFNLMVEKYNIEPQLAHYTCVVDLLGRAGRLQEAEALIRSMPVKPDGVIWKTLLSACKIHKNADMARNIAEEVLRIDPQDSASYVLLANVQASARRWKNVSEVRKSMKDRGVKKEPGISWLELKNQVHHFIMGDKSHPQSNEVDVYLKELIAELKLEGYVPDTGSVLHDMELEEQEYNLVHHSEKLAIAFALMNTPEGFPIRIMKNLRICGDCHMAIKYISKMKNREIIVRDASRFHHFKDGCCSCGDYW from the coding sequence ATGGGACAATCTTGTCTAAAACCTCTGAAATTCCTTCCATTCCGTTCACCAAACACTCGACCATTCTCTACAGCCTCCACTGAATTTTCACTCCTATGTTCTCAAGGTTACATAAAAGAAGCATTCAACAAATTCTCTTTCCTAATATGGAACAACCCAGCACATTTCTCTTCCCTTTTACAATCGTGCATACAAGAAAACTCTTTTTCGCTCACCAAACAGTTGCATTCTCTCATAATAACCTCTGGTTGTCTCCGAGACAAATTTGTTTGCAACCATTTACTCAATGCGTATGCAAAACTGGGTCAGTTAGATATTGCAGTTCACCTGTTTGATAAGATGTCTAAAAGAAATGTGATGTCTTCTAACATTTTGATTGGTGGATATGTGCAAATTGGCGATTTGGGTAGTGCgtgtaaggtgtttgatgaaatgggtGAGAGAAATTTGGCTTCTTGGAATGCTATGATTACTGGGTTGACTCAGTTTGAGTTGAATGATAAGGCGTTGAATTTGTTTACGGAAATGTATGAGTTGGGTTTGGGGTACTTGCCTGATGCGTTTACGCTTGGGAGTGTTTTAAGAGGCTGTGCTGGGTTGAAGGATTTGAATAGGGGGAGACAGGTTCATGGTTGTGTGTTGAAGTTGGGGTTAGAGGGTCATTTTGTTGTTGCGAGTTCGTTGGCACATATGTATATGAGGTCTGGTAGTTTAAGAGAAGGTGAGATTGTGATTATGTCGATGCCTGCTCAAACTGTGGCGGCTTGGAATACTCTTATTGCTGGTAGGGCTCAGAATGGGTGTTTTGAGGGTGCGTTGGAGCTGTATAATTTAATGAAAATAGCGGGGTTTAGACCAGATAAGATAACATTTGTTAGTGTGATCAGCTCGTGTTCAGACCTGGCTACGATAGGACAAGGGCAGCAGATTCATTCTGACGTTGTAAAAACTGGTGCGGTTTCTGTGGTTGCAGTTGTAAGTTCCTTGATTAGCATGTATTCGAAATGTGGGTGTTTAGGTGAAGCCGAGAAGATTTTTGAGGAAAGGGTGGAAGCTGATATTGTATTGTGGAGTGCTATGATTTCTGCTTATGGGTTTCATGGTAGGGGAAAGAACGCTGTTGAGTTGTTTCATCGTATAGAGCAGGAAGGACTAGCACCTAACCATGTAACTCTCTTGAGTTTGCTCTATGCTTGTAGTCATAGTGGGATGAAGGATGAAGGGCTTAAATTTTTCAACTTGATGGTTGAAAAGTACAACATAGAGCCTCAACTGGCACACTATACGTGTGTGGTTGACCTCCTAGGAAGAGCAGGGCGCTTGCAGGAGGCTGAAGCTCTTATTAGATCTATGCCTGTGAAGCCAGACGGTGTCATATGGAAAACGTTGCTATCGGCCtgtaaaattcataaaaatgcaGATATGGCGAGAAACATAGCTGAAGAAGTCTTGAGGATTGATCCTCAGGATTCAGCTTCATATGTGCTCCTTGCCAACGTTCAAGCATCTGCTAGAAGATGGAAGAATGTTTCTGAAGTGAGAAAATCGATGAAAGATAGAGGAGTAAAGAAAGAACCAGGAATAAGCTGGCTGGAGTTGAAGAACCAGGTTCACCACTTTATTATGGGTGATAAATCTCATCCACAGTCGAACGAGGTTGATGTGTACTTGAAGGAATTGATAGCAGAACTGAAGCTAGAGGGCTATGTTCCTGACACAGGATCCGTTTTGCATGACATGGAATTAGAGGAACAAGAGTACAACTTGGTCCATCACAGTGAAAAATTAGCCATTGCTTTTGCACTGATGAACACCCCGGAGGGTTTTCCAATTAGGATAATGAAGAATTTACGAATTTGTGGTGATTGTCACATGGCTATTAAGTACATATCCAAGATGAAAAATCGAGAAATTATAGTACGCGATGCCAGTAGATTTCATCACTTCAAAGATGGCTGTTGTTCTTGTGGAGATTATTGGTGA
- the LOC107877331 gene encoding probable E3 ubiquitin-protein ligase RHY1A isoform X2, giving the protein MSSDSRPYNFAPYENWSNGQLHDPNSHGPEHSNWNRWQPIFPRPPPPREVSQNPRRVVHHPWLPVTERSFPGPPGATSYTYPGQPRRRPTHPPVRVLVHGDDIPRHALYPRPSQLPLDSPPPWFMQSRETSRDESKLTPNEQKAALNKLKKQIYNPVQTKVAKKVNLYFRGLNNNMNNTANEPENDKDEDGKRCSICLEDFVPKELVTVTPCSHMFHEDCIVPWVTNHGSCPVCRFAICERMKQDTTDPPVPRTTATNTMPPHELMMERDLISIIRAFDQTFELDEIRSILLPRLTRG; this is encoded by the exons ATGAGCAGCGACAGCAGGCCTTATAATTTTGCACCATATGAGAATTGGAGCAATGGACAATTACATGATCCTAATTCCCATGGACCTGAACATAGCAACTGGAACAGATGGCAACCCATTTTCCCTCGTCCTCCACCTCCCCGGGAAGTCTCTCAG AATCCTAGACGCGTCGTTCATCATCCCTGGTTGCCTGTGACGGAGAGATCATTTCCAGGACCTCCAGGTGCAACCAG TTATACATATCCAGGGCAACCGCGACGTAGACCAACTCATCCTCCTGTTCGCGTTCTAGTCCATGGCGATGATATACCAAGACATGCACTATATCCTAGGCCAAGCCAACTTCCATTGGATTCTCCTCCTCCGTGGTTTATGCAGAGCAGGGAAACGTCGAGGGATGAATCCAAATTGACCCCGAATGAGCAAAAGGCTGCCTTGAACAAGCTCAAGAAACAAATCTACAATCCTGTACAGACAAAAGTTGCAAAAAAAGTGAACCTGTACTTTAGAGGCTTGAATAATAACATGAACAATACTGCCAACGAACCGGAAAATGACAAGGATGAGGATGGTAAAAGATGTTCAATTTGCTTGGAAGATTTTGTGCCTAAAGAATTGGTTACAGTAACTCCATGCAGTCACATGTTCCACGAAGACTGCATCGTTCCATGGGTGACGAACCATGGCTCGTGCCCCGTGTGTCGCTTTGCAATCTGTGAACGAATGAAACAGGACACAACGGACCCACCGGTGCCCAGGACTACTGCAACAAACACAATGCCACCACATGAACTGATGATGGAAAGGGACCTGATTTCCATAATAAGAGCATTTGATCAAACTTTTGAATTGGATGAAATTAGATCCATTCTCTTACCAAGATTAACAAGAGGCTAA
- the LOC107878414 gene encoding ATP-dependent zinc metalloprotease FTSH 2, chloroplastic isoform X1 → MATSSVCIAGNGLSTHKTQKVFKKDVYGRKILYSSNLPSSGKTSRVVVKASLQQRPDEGRRGFLKLLLGNVGLGAPALLGNGKAYADEQGVSNSRMSYSRFLEYLDKDRVQKVDLFENGTIAIVEAVSPELGNRVQRVRVQLPGLSQELLQKFREKNIDFAAHNAQEDSGSLIFNLIGNLAFPLILIGGLFLLSRRSNGGMGGPGGPGNPLAFGQSKAKFQMEPNTGVTFDDVAGVDEAKQDFMEVVEFLKKPERFTAVGARIPKGVLLVGPPGTGKTLLAKAIAGEAGVPFFSISGSEFVEMFVGVGASRVRDLFKKAKENAPCIVFVDEIDAVGRQRGTGIGGGNDEREQTLNQLLTEMDGFEGNTGIIVVAATNRADILDSALLRPGRFDRQVSVDVPDIKGRTEILKVHAGNKKFDSDVSLEVIAMRTPGFSGADLANLLNEAAILAGRRGKTAIASKEIDDSIDRIVAGMEGTVMTDGKSKSLVAYHEVGHAICGTLTPGHDPVQKVTLIPRGQAKGLTWFIPADDPTLISKQQLFARIVGGLGGRAAEEVIFGAPEVTTGAAGDLQQITSLAKQMVVTFGMSELGPWSLMDASAQSGDVIMRMMARNSMSEKLAEDIDAAVKRLSDSAYEIALSQIRSNREAIDKIVEVLLEKETMTGDEFRAILSEFVEIPAENRVPAAVPTPAAV, encoded by the exons ATGGCTACTTCATCAGTATGCATAGCAGGAAATGGTTTGTCTACACATAAAACACAGAAAGTCTTTAAGAAGGATGTTTATGGaaggaaaattttatattccTCAAATCTTCCATCGTCTGGTAAAACGTCAAGAGTAGTTGTAAAAGCATCTCTTCAGCAAAGGCCGGATGAAGGAAGAAGAGGCTTTCTTAAATTATTGCTTGGAAATGTTGGGCTTGGAGCGCCTGCTTTGTTAGGTAATGGAAAAGCCTATGCTGATGAGCAAGGTGTTTCTAACTCAAGGATGTCTTATTCTAGATTTTTGGAATATCTGGACAAGGATAGGGTGCAAAAAGTAGATTTGTTTGAAAACGGAACCATAGCTATTGTTGAGGCTGTATCTCCAGAATTAGGAAACCGGGTGCAAAGAGTTAGGGTACAACTACCCGGGCTCAGCCAGGAACTTCTTCAAAAGTTCCGGGAAAAAAACATCGATTTTGCTGCTCACAATGCTCAAGAGGACTCAGGTTCTCTCATATTCAACTTGATTGGAAATCTGGCATTCCCGCTTATTTTGATTGGTGGTCTTTTCCTGCTATCAAGGCGGTCTAACGGAGGAATGGGAGGTCCTGGTGGGCCTGGTAACCCACTAGCATTTGGTCAATCAAAAGCTAAGTTCCAAATGGAACCAAACACTGGTGTGACATTTGATGATGTTGCTGGTGTAGATGAAGCAAAACAAGATTTTATGGAGGTTGTAGAATTTTTGAAGAAACCTGAGAGGTTCACTGCAGTGGGGGCTCGTATTCCAAAAGGTGTTCTTCTTGTTGGTCCTCCTGGTACGGGGAAGACCCTGCTAGCAAAGGCAATTGCTGGTGAAGCGGGTGTTCCATTTTTCTCAATTTCAGGTTCAGAATTCGTCGAGATGTTTGTTGGTGTTGGAGCCTCTCGAGTCCGTGATCTTTTCAAGAAGGCCAAGGAAAATGCTCCCTGCATTGTATTTGTTGATGAAATTGATGCTGTTGGGCGACAAAGAGGGACTGGAATCGGAGGAGGGAATGATGAAAGAGAACAGACCCTGAACCAACTATTGACGGAAATGGATGGTTTTGAAGGAAATACTGGTATAATAGTTGTTGCAGCAACCAATCGTGCAGATATTCTCGATTCGGCTTTGCTGAGACCAGGACGCTTTGATAGACAA GTATCTGTGGATGTTCCAGACATCAAGGGAAGAACAGAGATCTTAAAGGTTCATGCCGGCAACAAGAAGTTCGATTCAGATGTGTCTCTTGAAGTTATTGCCATGAGGACACCTGGCTTCAGTGGAGCAGATCTTGCTAACCTCTTGAATGAAGCAGCCATTCTTGCAGGTCGGCGTGGTAAAACAGCAATCGCATCCAAAGAGATTGATGATTCAATTGACAGGATAGTGGCTGGAATGGAAGGAACAGTAATGACTGATGGCAAGAGCAAGAGTCTTGTGGCATATCACGAAGTTGGACATGCCATCTGTGG AACTCTCACTCCAGGGCATGATCCTGTTCAAAAGGTCACTCTAATCCCACGTGGTCAGGCAAAAGGTTTGACCTGGTTCATTCCTGCAGATGATCCAACCTTAATATCCAAGCAGCAACTCTTCGCTAGAATTGTCGGTGGACTTGGTGGAAGAGCTGCAGAGGAAGTGATCTTTGGTGCACCTGAAGTGACAACTGGTGCTGCTGGTGATTTGCAGCAGATCACCAGTTTGGCAAAACAG ATGGTTGTCACTTTTGGGATGTCTGAACTTGGCCCCTGGTCACTCATGGATGCTTCAGCCCAAAGTGGTGATGTAATCATGAGAATGATGGCCAGGAACTCAATGTCAGAAAAGCTAGCTGAAGACATCGATGCTGCTGTgaagaggctttcagacagtgcATATGAGATTGCGTTGAGCCAAATCCGCAGCAACCGTGAAGCCATTGATAAGATTGTGGAAGTCCTCCTTGAAAAGGAGACGATGACAGGAGATGAATTCCGTGCTATTCTCTCAGAATTTGTGGAAATTCCTGCTGAAAACCGTGTCCCTGCTGCTGTACCTACCCCAGCAGCCgtataa